CCCATTAACATAGCTCCTTCAAAATTAATAGCTTAACCCAAATCATACCACTTTTATACTGAACCGATGGTATTCCTCTCAATAGGAGGAACCTATCGCTCTTCTCTCGTCCTTTTTCTCAATGGACCACATTAGCATCAGAATGCAGAATGGTGTGCTATCTTTAATAAAGATTTAGAGAGGAGTCGCACCTCAGTCCATAGACTAAGTACGTCATATCCTCTTTGAGGCGAAACCAGGAAAAAGACCTATTGTTAAAAAATTCGAAGGTAAAAAATACAAGGCGCAATTTGATAACACTATAAAAAATTTCCGACTATAAAGTAAAGTTAAAAATCTAAGTAAATAACAAATAACCTAGTATATAAGACTTACTTTATTATTACTTTATTATCTGGAAAATTCATTGAAAATTGCGCCCTCAAATCATGAGTAAATGGTTGTTTTTATTAAATTATTTTAACGATACGAGCAGGCAATCGAATACTGGCCCTAGCTCACTAGAATGGACAAAATATACAGAAACTATCAAGAAAATACTGTTATGTCCGACAAGATAACTTAGGACCCTCTTCTCCAATCTAAAAGTCTCTGGACGCAGGAATAAGCTGAAATGGGGACGCCGCAATCATGATTTCACTTTTGTTGGTTGAAGATAACCCAAAAGAAGCGTTGGTTATCAAAAATATGCTGAAAGAAGGACTCCAAAACCAATTTACCTTGAAGCATAGTCGTTCTCTTAGTGATGCTCTCGACCTTATTCAACAAAATCAGTTTCAAGCCATTATTCTGGACTCGCATCTTCCTGACGGCAAATCATTTGAATCCATTCCTCAATTCCTGCAGTTTTGCCCTGATGCCCCGATTCTGATTTTAAGCGGCGTGGAGGAAGAAGACCAGGCGATTCAAGCCGTGAAAAGTGGAGTCCAGGACTATTTAATCAAAGGCCAGACCAGCAGTTCGACTCTCTGCCGGGCCCTTCGCTATGCCATGGAACGCCAGAGAGCCACCCAACGCATTACCCAGTTGGCTCATTACGACCATCTGACAGGACTCGCAAATCGAGGCCTTTTTTATGAACGATTAAATTGTGCGGTGGCTCGCTGTCATCGGAACGATACGGCAATCGCTCTGATGTTTTTGGATCTGGACCATTTCAAAGACATCAATGACACGCTCGGCCATGATTGTGGGGATTCCTTACTCAAAACCGTGGCCGCACGCATCAAAAAATGTATCAGAGAAATCGACACAGGTGTCCGATTAGGAGGAGATGAATTTGCCGTCCTTCTGGAACAAATTGTGTCGATTGAGGATGTGGCATCTGTTGCACAACGTATTCTTCACCTACTGGCTCAACCCGTCATCATCAAGCAGCACCAACTGCATGTGACCGGAAGCCTCGGGATCACCATCTACCCGTGGGATAGCGCCAATCCCCAGGAACTTTTATCTCATGCCGATGCCGCAATGTATCGAGCCAAAGCCCAGGGAGGAAATACCCATCAATTTTACACCGCCGGCATGAAAACAGCTGGCCTCGATGGCTCCACGCTTGAGATGGAACTTAGTCGAGCTTTGGCCAAAGAAGAATTTCTCCTCCACTATCAACCACAAATGAATCTTTGCACCAAGCAAGTCATTGGCATGGAAGCTTTATTGCGCTGGCATCACCCCTACCAAGGCCTTATTGGGCCGAATCAGTTCATTCCCCAAGCCGAAGAAAATGGCATGATCATTCCCATTGGGGAGTGGGTTTTACGTACAGCCAGCAAACAAGCCAAATACTGGGAAAAGCAGGGGTTTCCGGCTCCTCATGTCGCCGTAAACCTCTCAGCCAGACAAATTCATCAGGGAAATCTCCCTGCACTCATGCAAGATATCCTCAACCATTCACATCTAGACCCGGAAAATCTCAAACTGGAACTGACAGAAACGTTTCTGATTCATGAAACAGAAGAAACCATCCAGACTCTCCGTGAACTCAAGGCCATGGGCATTCACCTGTACATTGATGATTTTGGAGCAGGGTATGCTTCGCTTCGATACCTGAAGTCATTTCCCATAGACGGCATCAAACTTGACCAAAGCCTCATTCAAAATCTCCCACACAGTACTAACGATGCCGCTATCGTCATGGCCGTCATCTCTCTAGCCAAAGCCCTGGGGCTACAAGTCATTGCCGAAGGAGTGGAATCACAAGAACAAGTCGATTTCCTGGAAGAATATGGATGCGATGCGATGCAAGGGTATTGGATCGCGCCGCCACTCCCCGCCAATGAAAGCACCCAGCACATGGTGCACATGTCATAAAGACAGTTGGCTCACACCTTCTCTCTCGGCCCTTAAAATTCGGGCATCCTTTCTCTGGTATTCCGTTTTCACTCTTCATTCTGAATTTCCCAATCGGTTGTTGTATATCAATTTCGTTCTGAATTCTCTCGTTTTTTGCAGATTTTCCTAATTGTCCTGATTGAGGGCTGATTTAAGAAGAGGGGTCAAGGCTTTCTAATATTCATGCCACCTCTCGGCGTTGGTATGGAGCGCTCAATTTTTTCGTGACCGAGGCCATCCTTATTGGGATCGTTACATCAGTATTACTCAGATCCAACCGCATTACTAATTTCGAAAATTGGAGCGATTGCACAGCCAATAAATTCGGAGCCAGAAATGGTCCCGGACTCACTATTGAAAAAAATGGTCAAACACCCTGGCGGAACGGCTCCCATGCGGATGATTATCCTCACCACGCTACCCATCTCACCGGACGAATGCGCCTTCGAAGTGTAGAATTAGGAAGAGGCCAACAGTTATATTGTGAAACCTTTTGAAAACGATTACCCATTTAAACCCATGGTAAAGATAAAAAATACCGGTTTACATTAGGCATCCACTCGAAACTGGGCAAAGAACACCAACTGAATAATCCCGCGGGGATGGAGGGCGGTGCTATTACCTGACGAATGCATTTTTGCATTTCCTCTCCATCTTAGTTGTTTCACTTTCATTCAGGGGATCGCCGTCAACCATGCCAAGCCGTGTTGAAAAACCTCAGCTCACCACTCTCCGAATTCTTATCGTCGATGATAGCCCAAGTGACCGATCCACCTATACTCAATGGATCCGGCGCACCGCCTCAATTCGCGTCGACATTCAAGAAATGGATACAGGAACCCAGGCATGGGAAGCCTGCAGGATCTCCCCCCCTCACTGTCTGCTTTTGGATGACCAATTGCCCGATATGACCGGATTAGAATTCTTGGCGAAAGTACGGGGACCGCACTCACAGTGGAAAACTCCCATCGTTTTTCTCACCGGATACGGTAACGACGAAATTGCAAGTCAGGCCATTCGATTTGGCGCACAAGAGTATTTCAACAAAAACACCCTAACGGAAAGATTCCTCTGGCATCATATAGAGCAAGCGATCGAGCAGGTCATCAGCATACCTCGCATACGCTCTCTTGAACGTCAGGCCAGCATCATTTTGCAATCATCCAGCGATGGGATCCTTGTTGTGGGACATGACGGACTGATCCGTTATTCCAATCCTGCAGCAGAACGGCTCTTCCAAAAGACATCCGAACAACTCACCCGATCCCCCTTTGGTTTCCCGATCTCTGCAAACCAGACGACGGAAATAGGCATCATGGGCGAATCCGGACAACCGACTCCTGTAGAAATGCGAGTTGTCCCTATTGAGTGGGATGAAGAACCCGCCTATTTGGCCTCCCTCAGGGATGTGACAGAACAGCGAAGGGCCGAAGACGAACGACGCCGTCATGAAATTGAACGCCAATATTCACAAAAACTGGAAAGTTTGGGAGTGCTCGCCGGAGGAATCGCTCATGATTTCAATAATCTCCTGATGACTATTGTAGCCCGCTCCGGCCTCGCTCTTCGCGCTCTTCCTCCCGACGCTCCGGCTCGGGAACACTTGGACTTCATTGAAAAAGCCGGTCTTCGGGGTGGGGAATTGGCCAATCAAATGTTGGCATTTGCCGGACAGACCCGCCTAAACTTTCAAGTCATCAATCTTCCAAAGCTCCTCGAGGACATGACTCCTTTCCTCCGGGCAACCCTTTCAAAACGATTAACGTTCGAATACGATCTTGCCCCCTCCCTTCCCCCCATTCGAGCCGATCAAGCTCAATTGCGCCAAATCATCATAAATATTGTGATAAACGCATCAGAAGCTTATGGAGAAGGAGATGGAGTCATCACCATCCGGACATTCGAATGGGAGCCTGCAATAGAGAATTTTCAGAGTTGGTATGTGATTGGAGAGCTCCCGGATAAGCGAAGTGTTGCCCTGACCATTCAGGACACCGGGTGCGGAATGACCTCGGAGACAATCCCAAAAATTTTTGACCCGTTTTTTTCGACCAAACTTCCTGGGCGAGGGCTTGGACTCGCAGCCCTTCTTGGACTCGCTCAGGCCCATGGCGCCACCATTGCCGTCCGAAGTCAACCAGATGTCGGAACAGAATTTACATTACTGTTCCCCGCCACCACCCCCGATACTTCAGCAAAGAAACGACCGGTCTTCTCATTTCCCACACAGGAAGCCTCACTGCAAAAAAAACCCATGGTGTTGGTGGTTGATGACGAAGAAGACGTTCGGGTGGCCTGTTCGATGATCTTTGAAGAAATGGGATTGCAAACATTAGTCGCCTCTGATGGACAAATCGGCATTCATGTCTTCGAGCAACATCAACACGAAATTATGGTCGTGCTCTTAGATCTCACTATGCCCAATATGGACGGTCAACAATTCCTCGAACACATCCAAGGGCTTAATGCAACCATTCCGGTTATTTTGTCAAGTGGATATTCCGAGGAAGAAGCGATGAAAAGATTTCTCAACCCGGACATGGCAGCGTTCATTCAAAAACCTTATCAAGTGGAAACTCTCATCGCCAAAGTCGAAGAGATCAGGCAGAAACAAATGACGTCCCCCAATAAGCCTGGCCTGTAGGGAGGCCCACCTCCAAGCTCCACCATCTTCCAGCTCGCATGACTACTAAAAAAGACAGCCTACGCTTTGGTGGCGTTCAAGGGTCGAGGACAGTTCCAGATGTTTTCAATACAAGACAGAATTGACCATTGCCGTATTCTGAAAATCCACCTCCCCTGCCTGTCGAAATTGTCGAGTCTCTTCCTCAAGTTGATCCGGCATATGCAGCGCTCATGGAGCATTAAACTGCCGCCTCCAAAAATCCGGTTCGATCTACAAGGATTGATCAATCGACTCAACGGTTTCCATCCAATCCAGACTGGTAGGATCAACGCGCGTCAAATTCACATGAGCGCCATGGGATGATCGAATTCGTAGGGAAGCCAGAAGAACGGAAGTCGCTACACAGCCATTTAATAAATAACGCCAGTCAATACCGAAGGACACGGAACGCAGGCCGTCCGACAACTGCCTTTCCTCCTTGAACCGTTCATGCTACAAACTCCTACTCGGAATTCGACCATGTGAATATGCTCAATTCATCCATCAAAACAAGGCTTCCACATGACCCATTCTCATGACCTCATCATTATTGGAGGGGGCTCGGCAGGCTATGCGGCCGCTCGCACCGCTCAGGCGGAAGGAGCCGATGTCGGCATTGTCGATCAAGGTCCGTTGGGTGGTCTCTGCATCTTACGAGGATGCATGCCCACCAAAGCCATTCTCCGCTCCTCCGATCTCGCGGCGCTCATCCGTCGAGCTTCGGAATTCGGGCTTCACTCAACGAACCTTCAAGTGAACCTCGCAGCCATCATTGAGCGAAAAAACCGGTTAATCAAGGAATTTGCTGAAGATCGCATTCAAGCACTCCAACACCCTCGATTTGCCCTCTACCAGGAACATGCACATTTTGTTTCGCCGACGACCATCCAAGCCGGCCCGCATCGGCTATCCGCGAAGGCCTACATCATCGCCACTGGATCTGTGGTGTCGCACATTCCTATTCCAGGATTGAAAGAAGCAGGATACCTTACCAGCGATGAGGCATTAGAACTTGAAACCCTGCCTGAATCGATGATTATTCTGGGCGGGGGGCCGGTCGCATTGGAATTCGCCCAATTTTTTTCCCGCATCGGAGTCATGGTATCTCTGATTCAACGAAGTGCCCACATTCTCTCGGACTCGGACGTAGACCTTGTTCGGCCGGTTGAAGCACACCTTCAGGCCGAAGGCATGAAAATGTATACCAACACGCAAATCCAATATCTCAGCACGTCCGGTGGACAGAAAACCCTTCACTTCCTCCATCAGGGACAAAAAAAAGAGGTCACCGCCACCTCAATCCTCCAGGCCCTCGGCCGCCGCCCAAATATCGACGGTCTCAATTTGGAAGCGGCTCAGGTTGCCCATCAACCGAATGCCATTTTAGTCAACAAGGACATGAGAACATCCCAACCACATATTTTTGCTATTGGAGATGTCAACGGCGGGTATGAAATTGTCCATATTGCCATCGAGGAGGGTGAAATCGCCGGATGGAACGCCGTTCATCCTAATCTCCCTCCTAAACACTTTGATTCCCGCCTCAAAACCCAGGTCGTCTTTACTGATCCCCAGCTGGCCAGCGTGGGACTGTCCGAACGGGAATGCCTGGACCGTCAGCTCCCCTATCTTGTCGCTTCTTACCCCTTTAACGACCATGGCAAGTCTCTCTGCCTGGGAGAAACGTATGGACACGTTAAAGTGCTCTGTGATCCTCAATCTGGTGAGATTCTCGGTGGCCATATTGTCGGACCCGAAGCCTCTGAACTTATCCATGAACTGATTGCCATCATGTATTTTCGTGGCACAGTCCACGATCTTCTCCGCATACCTCATTATCATCCCACTCTCGCTGAAATTCTTACCTATCCTGCTGAGGAGCTTATTGGAAAATTATCGCCCATGTAGAATGGCTTTGCACATTCTGGATCGCCCCTGTGTCGAAGATAAATCAAACGGGGACCAAACCAGAACGAAACGGCCCCCCTTTGCCCCTCGAAACTTCCTCGTAACAAAAAACCCCAAATCAGGACTACAACTCAATGTCGCCAAATACGCC
Above is a window of Candidatus Nitrospira neomarina DNA encoding:
- a CDS encoding ATP-binding response regulator; this translates as MPSRVEKPQLTTLRILIVDDSPSDRSTYTQWIRRTASIRVDIQEMDTGTQAWEACRISPPHCLLLDDQLPDMTGLEFLAKVRGPHSQWKTPIVFLTGYGNDEIASQAIRFGAQEYFNKNTLTERFLWHHIEQAIEQVISIPRIRSLERQASIILQSSSDGILVVGHDGLIRYSNPAAERLFQKTSEQLTRSPFGFPISANQTTEIGIMGESGQPTPVEMRVVPIEWDEEPAYLASLRDVTEQRRAEDERRRHEIERQYSQKLESLGVLAGGIAHDFNNLLMTIVARSGLALRALPPDAPAREHLDFIEKAGLRGGELANQMLAFAGQTRLNFQVINLPKLLEDMTPFLRATLSKRLTFEYDLAPSLPPIRADQAQLRQIIINIVINASEAYGEGDGVITIRTFEWEPAIENFQSWYVIGELPDKRSVALTIQDTGCGMTSETIPKIFDPFFSTKLPGRGLGLAALLGLAQAHGATIAVRSQPDVGTEFTLLFPATTPDTSAKKRPVFSFPTQEASLQKKPMVLVVDDEEDVRVACSMIFEEMGLQTLVASDGQIGIHVFEQHQHEIMVVLLDLTMPNMDGQQFLEHIQGLNATIPVILSSGYSEEEAMKRFLNPDMAAFIQKPYQVETLIAKVEEIRQKQMTSPNKPGL
- a CDS encoding dihydrolipoyl dehydrogenase family protein translates to MTHSHDLIIIGGGSAGYAAARTAQAEGADVGIVDQGPLGGLCILRGCMPTKAILRSSDLAALIRRASEFGLHSTNLQVNLAAIIERKNRLIKEFAEDRIQALQHPRFALYQEHAHFVSPTTIQAGPHRLSAKAYIIATGSVVSHIPIPGLKEAGYLTSDEALELETLPESMIILGGGPVALEFAQFFSRIGVMVSLIQRSAHILSDSDVDLVRPVEAHLQAEGMKMYTNTQIQYLSTSGGQKTLHFLHQGQKKEVTATSILQALGRRPNIDGLNLEAAQVAHQPNAILVNKDMRTSQPHIFAIGDVNGGYEIVHIAIEEGEIAGWNAVHPNLPPKHFDSRLKTQVVFTDPQLASVGLSERECLDRQLPYLVASYPFNDHGKSLCLGETYGHVKVLCDPQSGEILGGHIVGPEASELIHELIAIMYFRGTVHDLLRIPHYHPTLAEILTYPAEELIGKLSPM
- a CDS encoding two-component system response regulator, which translates into the protein MISLLLVEDNPKEALVIKNMLKEGLQNQFTLKHSRSLSDALDLIQQNQFQAIILDSHLPDGKSFESIPQFLQFCPDAPILILSGVEEEDQAIQAVKSGVQDYLIKGQTSSSTLCRALRYAMERQRATQRITQLAHYDHLTGLANRGLFYERLNCAVARCHRNDTAIALMFLDLDHFKDINDTLGHDCGDSLLKTVAARIKKCIREIDTGVRLGGDEFAVLLEQIVSIEDVASVAQRILHLLAQPVIIKQHQLHVTGSLGITIYPWDSANPQELLSHADAAMYRAKAQGGNTHQFYTAGMKTAGLDGSTLEMELSRALAKEEFLLHYQPQMNLCTKQVIGMEALLRWHHPYQGLIGPNQFIPQAEENGMIIPIGEWVLRTASKQAKYWEKQGFPAPHVAVNLSARQIHQGNLPALMQDILNHSHLDPENLKLELTETFLIHETEETIQTLRELKAMGIHLYIDDFGAGYASLRYLKSFPIDGIKLDQSLIQNLPHSTNDAAIVMAVISLAKALGLQVIAEGVESQEQVDFLEEYGCDAMQGYWIAPPLPANESTQHMVHMS